The Antarcticibacterium sp. 1MA-6-2 genome has a window encoding:
- a CDS encoding LytTR family DNA-binding domain-containing protein has product MVKTAKENFLSNISLAELDAKLPPNFIRVHKSFILNKEHVKDVQKYFNNRYSIAMTDAAKTVITSGRSYKDKIKEWLFI; this is encoded by the coding sequence ATTGTAAAGACAGCCAAAGAAAATTTTTTGAGTAATATCTCACTTGCAGAATTAGATGCTAAACTCCCACCCAATTTTATAAGGGTACATAAATCTTTTATTTTAAATAAGGAGCACGTGAAGGATGTCCAAAAATATTTTAACAACAGGTACAGTATCGCGATGACTGATGCTGCTAAAACTGTAATTACTTCCGGAAGATCCTATAAAGATAAAATAAAGGAATGGCTTTTTATTTGA
- a CDS encoding SGNH/GDSL hydrolase family protein: MKKLFLLLLVIFSNNTNLYSQDSEFDKLMQQDWANLQKYSSDNKKLQEEQVKPSVVFMGNSITEGWARANPQFFSNNNFVGRGISGQTTPQMLIRFFPDVIDLNPEAVVILAGTNDIAGNTGASTVKMITNNITAMAQLAQANGIKVILASILPTYNYPWRTQIKPIEKITEINEWLKEYAEENNHTYLDLYSALVDHRKGLKAEYSEDGVHPNEKGYSVMEPLAKEAIRQTLSK, translated from the coding sequence ATGAAAAAACTATTTTTATTACTCCTGGTAATTTTCTCCAACAATACTAATCTCTATTCACAGGATTCGGAATTTGATAAACTTATGCAACAGGATTGGGCAAATCTACAGAAGTACAGCAGCGACAATAAAAAGCTTCAGGAAGAACAGGTAAAACCATCTGTAGTGTTTATGGGCAACTCCATAACTGAAGGTTGGGCAAGAGCAAATCCACAGTTTTTTTCTAATAATAACTTTGTGGGAAGAGGAATTAGTGGGCAAACAACTCCTCAAATGCTCATTAGATTTTTTCCTGATGTCATTGATTTAAATCCAGAAGCTGTAGTAATCCTGGCTGGCACAAATGATATTGCAGGAAATACCGGGGCTTCCACAGTGAAAATGATTACAAATAACATTACAGCAATGGCACAGCTTGCACAGGCAAATGGGATAAAGGTAATATTAGCCTCTATATTACCTACTTATAATTACCCCTGGAGAACCCAAATAAAACCTATTGAAAAAATTACAGAAATAAATGAGTGGTTAAAAGAATATGCAGAAGAAAACAATCATACTTATTTAGATCTTTACTCAGCACTGGTAGATCACAGAAAAGGCCTCAAAGCTGAATATTCTGAAGACGGAGTCCACCCCAATGAGAAAGGCTACTCAGTTATGGAACCATTGGCAAAAGAAGCAATCAGGCAAACCCTGAGCAAATAA
- a CDS encoding DUF1080 domain-containing protein, producing MKHTYFCHPFRSGRTILLLALLVLVQNSYSQVQKFDFQDLSAFKNPGKSWKIVGNVHADLDETNELETSRGTGILVNDPENKAGQDLYTKDQYGNIDLKVDYMMAKGSNSGIYFQGQYELQLKDSWGLTAITSGENGGVYQRWDDKKPEGEKGYQGYAPRQNVSRAPGLWQHLEVSFQAPRFNGQGEKIENAKFIYVRLNGVTIHEDLELSGPTRGSMEAGDKAKGPLRIQGDHGAVAFRNMEITGFDKPRPELTNLKFKVYEGKFDKEPNYNNLPPEAEGESVVLTSDLSTKSEQFLIRYTSDLQVEEAGEYTFNLNTSGGAGLIRINGNEVVPLSNGRGRATVNLQPGNFLLNYCILNSRIGPTQV from the coding sequence ATGAAACACACCTATTTTTGCCACCCTTTTAGGAGTGGAAGAACCATTCTTCTTCTGGCCCTTCTGGTCCTGGTACAGAATTCTTATAGCCAGGTGCAGAAATTTGATTTTCAGGATCTTTCTGCATTTAAAAATCCAGGAAAGAGCTGGAAAATTGTTGGCAATGTTCATGCAGATCTGGATGAGACTAATGAACTGGAAACCTCCAGAGGTACAGGGATCCTCGTAAATGATCCCGAAAATAAGGCTGGCCAGGATCTTTACACTAAAGATCAATATGGTAACATAGATTTGAAAGTGGATTATATGATGGCCAAAGGTTCAAATTCAGGAATTTATTTTCAGGGACAATATGAACTTCAGTTAAAAGATAGTTGGGGTCTTACAGCTATTACCTCTGGTGAGAATGGAGGGGTTTACCAGCGTTGGGATGATAAAAAACCGGAAGGAGAGAAAGGATATCAGGGATATGCCCCCCGTCAAAATGTTAGCAGGGCTCCTGGTTTATGGCAGCATCTCGAGGTTTCATTTCAGGCTCCCAGATTTAATGGGCAGGGAGAAAAAATAGAAAACGCGAAGTTTATATATGTGAGGTTGAATGGGGTAACCATTCACGAAGATTTAGAACTTTCAGGACCTACCCGGGGAAGTATGGAAGCTGGGGATAAAGCCAAAGGACCTCTTCGTATCCAGGGAGATCACGGGGCGGTAGCATTTCGTAATATGGAAATCACAGGTTTTGATAAGCCACGTCCTGAATTGACAAATCTTAAATTTAAAGTATACGAAGGAAAATTTGATAAAGAACCTAACTACAATAATCTTCCTCCTGAAGCTGAAGGTGAATCTGTGGTGTTAACTTCAGATTTAAGTACAAAATCAGAACAATTTTTAATTAGGTATACAAGCGATCTTCAGGTGGAAGAGGCAGGAGAATATACATTCAACCTGAATACTTCTGGTGGGGCAGGTTTGATAAGGATAAACGGAAATGAAGTTGTTCCTTTGTCTAACGGAAGAGGAAGAGCTACCGTGAATTTACAGCCGGGGAACTTCCTTTTGAACTACTGTATTCTAAATTCCAGGATTGGGCCGACCCAGGTTTAG